From Paraglaciecola sp. L1A13:
TCTTAGGCGACAAATACTCAAACAGTTCAGCCCCTATATTAAGCTTTAACGCTTCTATAAGTGCATTCATTTTATACTGCCTATTACGGTATTCTGTCTCAAATAACTCTTTCTCAATTTTGTCTGGCTGATCGGCCCAAAGACTGATATATCCAGAGTGCGGTACATCGAAAACGTTTACTAAATGCAGTGTAGTGAAATCTGAAAGGGACAGCGAAATGGAGCATTGTATTAATTTTTGGTTTAACTCATCGTTGTAGCTATATTCATATTTATCAAAGTCGTCATCAAAGTCGATTGCCACCATAATATTTTTGTATGCAGACTTTTCATTTTTTTTCATTAACAAAACCGGACATGGGCATTTACGCAATAGATGCATATCTTCGCTACCAAAAAGACGTTCAAGCCAATCAATACTTTCTACCTCTTTAAGTAACAAATCATATTTATGCGCTTTTACTGCGCGAATGACCTCGATGTACTTTTTCCCAATCTTTACCTCAGTTTTTATATCGAGTGCAGCGTCTAAAGAAGCGATAAGAACTTGTAATTTGGCATGCTCTCGGGCAATAACCTTATTTTGCAGCTCTTTTTCACTGCTGTTTGTTAATTTCGAAGAAATAACCGTCGGCATATTTGGAATTATTCTCATCAAGGTTAAATCTGCCTGATTTATCCTCGCTAAACTGACAGCACGAAGGAATGTTGTTGATGATTCATTCATACGGTCACTGAGAACATAAACAATATTGTTAAACTTTTTCATAGAATCTCCTTATCACTTCTGTAGTCACTTTGACCGAGTGTCAAGTCCTTCGAGCAATAGCTCGACAGCTCGGTCAGCTGCATCTTGAAATGGTTCCAGCACTAGATTTATTGCTAAACCCTCTAGTTCCTTGGTTTCTTGCTTACTCTGGGATACTACTGCCAGTTTCCCAGTAAAATCACTCGAAACTATTGCCTGCAATATGGTATTTCTTGTGTCTTCATAGGTTAGTCCACTGTGGTGGTGCGGAATGGTCGAGACAATCCACTGTGCGTGGCGTAGAGGGAGTTCCTGTAAAAAATCGGAGTCAGTTACGTCTCCATATGCCGTATCCACGGATAATTGTCCCCAGTGCTTAGTAACCGACGGGTTAAAATCCACCCCTAGTACATTAACGCCTTTATCTATGAGGCGAGCAGCGATAGCGGTTCCTAAACGGCCTAACCCGAGAATGATAACTTGGTGGTGATCATCGGATTGATGTTCCGATAATTGCTCGCGCTTGGTATCTTTTCGTTCAAATACATCTAACAGCGGCTCAAAGATGGCGTAAAGTTGGTGAGAGTAGGTAATCATGTAAGTCGATAAAGTGATCGTTATCATACCTATTAATGTCACCAAGCCGAGAATGTCTTGTGCCAGATGCCCCAGGCTGATACCCATCGCAATAAAAATAAGTGAAAATTCGCTAATTTGGGCAACCGTTAGCCCCGCCAAAAAGCTCGTTCTTTTTCGATAACCCATTATGCCCATGATAATTAATACGATGAGCGGGTTACCAATCAGAACAAACAATGAAAATACTATGGCATCCGATACATGCGAGCCCAATAGGGAAAGGTCAAGATTGGCACCTAAGGCTATAAAGAAAAATAGCAGTAAGAAGTCACGCAGGGGCGCCAATCTTGCCGCTATGCTTTCTCGATAAGGTGTTGACGCTAGCGCTACGCCAGCCAACAAGCCACCAACTTCCATTCCAAGCCCC
This genomic window contains:
- a CDS encoding cation:proton antiporter, encoding MVEVITQSAFSEIATLLVLAAVIGFIGSLLRQPLIVSFIAVGLLSGPSALDIVHSKEQISLLSELGIAVLLFLVGIKLDVKLIRSIGVVSVFTGLGQVLFTSIIGYFIGLAVGLDRVTSTYVAVALTFSSTIIIVKILSDKREIDSLHGQIALGFLIVQDLVVVMAMIVLATIGIGAGHEREANGSILQVALSGIGLLSFVIIFVRYIANPLTEQIAKNKELLLIYAIAQAALFATIGSMVGLGMEVGGLLAGVALASTPYRESIAARLAPLRDFLLLFFFIALGANLDLSLLGSHVSDAIVFSLFVLIGNPLIVLIIMGIMGYRKRTSFLAGLTVAQISEFSLIFIAMGISLGHLAQDILGLVTLIGMITITLSTYMITYSHQLYAIFEPLLDVFERKDTKREQLSEHQSDDHHQVIILGLGRLGTAIAARLIDKGVNVLGVDFNPSVTKHWGQLSVDTAYGDVTDSDFLQELPLRHAQWIVSTIPHHHSGLTYEDTRNTILQAIVSSDFTGKLAVVSQSKQETKELEGLAINLVLEPFQDAADRAVELLLEGLDTRSK
- a CDS encoding universal stress protein encodes the protein MKKFNNIVYVLSDRMNESSTTFLRAVSLARINQADLTLMRIIPNMPTVISSKLTNSSEKELQNKVIAREHAKLQVLIASLDAALDIKTEVKIGKKYIEVIRAVKAHKYDLLLKEVESIDWLERLFGSEDMHLLRKCPCPVLLMKKNEKSAYKNIMVAIDFDDDFDKYEYSYNDELNQKLIQCSISLSLSDFTTLHLVNVFDVPHSGYISLWADQPDKIEKELFETEYRNRQYKMNALIEALKLNIGAELFEYLSPKTQLVQGTPSHELPKLAEAINADLVIMGTVARSGIAGILIGNTAENVLSQLQCSVLAIKPRDFVSPVS